The following are encoded together in the Phragmites australis chromosome 19, lpPhrAust1.1, whole genome shotgun sequence genome:
- the LOC133899932 gene encoding peroxidase 43-like produces the protein MARSSSNVTALAMALLLLVGLSNGQLQVRFYSKSCPNAEATVASIVRQAASSDPTILPALLRLQFHDCFVRGCDASVLIKGGNNNAEVDNNKHQGLRGLEVIDGAKAQLESQCPGVVSCADIVILAARDAVAFAGGPSFDVPTGRRDGKVSNLRDADALPDVKDGIDVLRSKFAANGLNEKDLVLLSAAHTVGTTACFFIQDRLYNFPLPGGGRGSDPTIPPGFLAELKSRCAPGDLNTRLPLDRGSEGVFDTSILRNIRNGFAVIGSDAALYNDTSTVDVVDSYSGLLSTFFGPYFRQDFADAMVRMGSIGVVTGRKGEVRKVCSKFN, from the exons atGGCAAGGAGTAGTAGTAACGTGACAGCCTTGGCCAtggccttgctgctgctggtagGCCTCTCGAATGGCCAGCTCCAGGTGCGGTTCTACTCCAAGTCCTGCCCCAATGCGGAGGCCACCGTCGCCTCCATCGTCCGGCAGGCCGCCTCCTCCGACCCGACCATCCTCCCCGCGCTCCTCCGCCTCCAgttccacgactgcttcgtccGG GGCTGCGACGCGTCGGTGCTGATCAAGGGCGGGAACAACAACGCCGAGGTCGACAACAACAAGCACCAGGGGCTGCGCGGGCTGGAAGTCATCGACGGCGCCAAGGCGCAGCTCGAGTCGCAGTGCCCCGgcgtcgtctcctgcgccgacatcGTCATCCTCGCCGCCCGTGACGCCGTCGCATTC GCGGGCGGGCCGTCGTTCGACGTGCCGACAGGGCGGCGCGACGGGAAGGTGTCGAACCTGCGTGACGCCGACGCGCTTCCGGACGTGAAGGATGGAATCGACGTGCTCCGCTCCAAGTTCGCCGCCAACGGCCTCAACGAGAAGGACCTCGTCCTCCTCAGCG CGGCACACACGGTGGGCACGACGGCGTGCTTCTTCATCCAGGACCGGCTCTACAACTTCCCGCTCcctggcggcggccgcggctcGGACCCGACCATCCCACCGGGCTTTCTCGCGGAGCTCAAGTCCCGGTGCGCGCCGGGTGACCTCAACACGCGCCTGCCCCTGGACCGCGGCAGCGAGGGCGTCTTCGACACCTCCATCCTCCGCAATATCCGCAACGGCTTCGCCGTCATCGGCTCCGACGCTGCGCTCTACAACGACACCTCCACCGTCGACGTCGTCGACTCCTACTCCGGCCTGCTCAGCACCTTCTTCGGGCCCTACTTCAGGCAGGACTTTGCCGACGCCATGGTCCGGATGGGCAGCATCGGCGTGGTCACCGGCCGCAAGGGCGAGGTCAGGAAGGTCTGCTCCAAGTTCAACTGA